TGAGAATTGATTGTTATAGGAAAGACGAGGCTCCGTGGGAGATAAGTACCGCGCAGCGAAGCCAGCTCTTCCCGCTAATCGACGCAGCTTTTGCTCAGCGAAGAAAGACTCTCCGGGCAGCCTTAACTGGTTTCTTTGGTTCGGGGGCAGCTGCCGAGGAGGCGCTGAAGCTAGCCGGAATTGATCCAAAGGAACGCGGCGAGAAACTCACTGTTGCTGATTTTATTCGGCTCGCGGAGGTGAGTAAGTGAAGCTCCGAGCTCAGGCTTATTCCAAAGTAAATCTTTTCCTCGGCGTTGGTCCGCGCCGAGATGATGGATTTCATGAATTGAGCACCATTTTCCAATCGCTGAGCCTTAACGACGAGGTGACGTTGCGCACTGAGGGTTCGCAGCCCCACACCGGCGCGTGGGTAAAAGGCCTTAAGGTTCGCGGGCTAGCTCACAACGAGGTTCCAGAAGATCAGTCAAATCTGGCGTGGAAAGCGGTAACCGCCGTGGTCAACGCATACAGTTCAGAAGGATATGTCCCTCATCAGACAGTTCATTTGGACATCAGGAAAGGGATCCCCGTCGCCGGAGGTATGGCAGGTGGTTCGGCTGATGCTGCTGCTGCGCTTTTGCTTGCTGACCGGTGGTTAAGCACAGTTCACCAAGTACCTGGTTTAGGAGAAGAAAGATTACTCGCCATCGCTGCTGAGTTAGGTTCCGATGTGCCGTTTAGTCTCCTAGGTGGCACTCAGCGAGGGGAAGGACGAGGTGAAAAGCTCAGCGCTGTTGCAAATTCGACGCGCTGGTGGTGGGTCATTGCGCTATCCAGAATAGGACTATCTACCCCAAAGGTTTTTCATACGCTTGATCATTTGCGCGACACCCAACAGATAGCACCACCTCAACTAGATTGCTCAGGGATCATCGCTGCTTTAGCCAGCGGTGATCCTCTGAAGTTAGCCGCTGAACTGCATAATGATCTCGCGGCTCCGGCACTGGCCCTTCAGCCTGCTTTGCGTCGAACCCTCGAGGCTGGAACTGAGGCAGGGGCTCTAAGCGGGATCATCTCAGGATCCGGTCCTACCTGTGCATTTTTATGCCACGACCGAACCCACGCTGATGCTGTTGCTGCTCGTCTCCGTGATTCTCAAGTCGCCGATACGATAGTGACCGCCTATGGTCCAGCCGGTGGTGCTGAGATCCTCGAATGAACATGAACGCTGGGCTGAACTACAAGGAGATGATTGATGGCAACTCCACTGTTGGGTGCTGAAACTATTCGAGTCGAGTATCCCACGCGCGTGGTCTTTGATTCGGTGAGCGTGGCAGTAGAAGAAGGAGACCGCATTGGGGTGGTCGGACGCAACGGTGACGGTAAAACAACTCTCCTTGGTGTACTCGCCGGAACCGTTGATTACCAAGCGGGACGGGTAACTCAACGCAAAGACCTTCGATTCGGAGTCCTCAGTCAGCGTGATAATTTCCCAGATGATATGCCGGTTTCTACTGCTATTGTGGGGCAGCGAGAAGAATATGAGTGGGCCAGTGATCCAAAAATTCGAGACATTATCAGTGGCCTCGTTGCCGATATTTCCTGGGATAAGAAGATCGGAGAATTATCCGGCGGGCAACGTCGGCGAGTAGCTCTCGCTGCCCTCTTGATTGAGGAATGGGACCTGATAGCTCTTGATGAGCCAACTAATCACCTTGATGTGGAAGGGATCGCCTGGCTAGCTGACCACCTGAAGAAACGATGGGCACAGGGGCAGGGTGGTTTGGTGGTCATCACTCATGATCGGTGGTTCTTAGATGAAGTGTGCACTGAGACGTGGGAGGTTCATGATGGAGTCGTCGAACCTTTTGAAGGTGGCTATGCCGCTTATGTGCTGCAACGAGTAGAACGAGACAGGATTGCGGCTCAAGCGGAACAAAAACGGCAGAATCTTCTCCGGAAAGAGCTAGCATGGCTTCGGCGCGGAGCCCCGGCGCGCACCTCGAAACCGAAATTCCGAATTGAGGCCGCAAATAGGCTGATTGAGGATGTTCCTCCGGTTCGGAATACTCTTCAGCTGCAACGATTGGCGGTGGAGAGGTTAGGGAAGAAAGTTGTAGACCTAGAAAACGTAACCGTGCGTTACGGGCAGCGAGAGATCCTCAAGAATATTACGTGGCGGATCGCACCTGGCGAGCGGACTGCCATTTTGGGGGCAAACGGGGCGGGGAAATCAACCCTGTTGGGGTTGATTTGCGGCGCTATTACTCCTGACGAAGGGCACGTTAAACACGGGAAAACAGTGAAAATTGGTATCCTTGACCAACAATTTTCGCAGCTTTCGGCGATTGGAGATGACCGAGTCCGAGAAGTCCTGGGGCGGACAAAAACCACCTTTAACGTTGGAGGCAAAGAACTCACCCCGGCTCAGCTCTTGGAGCGACTGGGGTTCCTTCGGGAGCATCTTTCTGCCCGGGTCAATGACCTTTCTGGCGGACAGAAGCGTCGTTTGCAGTTACTCATGCTGCTTCTGAGCGAACCGAATGTGTTGGCTTTAGATGAGCCAACTAATGACGTTGATGCTGATATGCTCGCTGCCCTGGAGGATCTTTTAGATTCCTGGCCAGGAACGTTATTAGTCGTTAGTCATGATCGCTATTTGGTAGAACGAGTGACAGATCAGCAATACGCGATCTTTGATGGTACCTTGCGCCATGTTCCTGGTGGCGTCGATGAGTATCTGAGGTTGGCAAAGCAGAAACGCGATGACGCTGATGGTGAGGAGAGGAAGTCTCCGCAGCCGTCTCACCGTACTCAACTATCGGGTGCGCAGCGGCGGACAGTCGAGAAGGAAATGACTTCTCTCGAACGGCGACTCGACAAGTTGGGGGAGGCTGTAGCACGCATTCATCAGGATATGGCAGCGCATGATCCCAGTGATTACCAGGGGCTCCAGGAGAAGATGGAGGAGATCCGGCGGCTCGAGAATGAGGCCGCGGAGCTTGAGGAACGCTGGTTGGAATTAAGCGAAATAGTCTCTTAAGAAGAAATAGTCCCTTAAGAATTAGAAAAGGGAGCGGCGGTCCTCTGAGCGTCGGCGGTTTCCGCGCCGTGCTCGGAACCGCTCACGAAGTTCAGGACGCCACAGGCTAT
This genomic interval from Corynebacterium poyangense contains the following:
- a CDS encoding 4-(cytidine 5'-diphospho)-2-C-methyl-D-erythritol kinase, translated to MKLRAQAYSKVNLFLGVGPRRDDGFHELSTIFQSLSLNDEVTLRTEGSQPHTGAWVKGLKVRGLAHNEVPEDQSNLAWKAVTAVVNAYSSEGYVPHQTVHLDIRKGIPVAGGMAGGSADAAAALLLADRWLSTVHQVPGLGEERLLAIAAELGSDVPFSLLGGTQRGEGRGEKLSAVANSTRWWWVIALSRIGLSTPKVFHTLDHLRDTQQIAPPQLDCSGIIAALASGDPLKLAAELHNDLAAPALALQPALRRTLEAGTEAGALSGIISGSGPTCAFLCHDRTHADAVAARLRDSQVADTIVTAYGPAGGAEILE
- a CDS encoding ABC-F family ATP-binding cassette domain-containing protein; protein product: MATPLLGAETIRVEYPTRVVFDSVSVAVEEGDRIGVVGRNGDGKTTLLGVLAGTVDYQAGRVTQRKDLRFGVLSQRDNFPDDMPVSTAIVGQREEYEWASDPKIRDIISGLVADISWDKKIGELSGGQRRRVALAALLIEEWDLIALDEPTNHLDVEGIAWLADHLKKRWAQGQGGLVVITHDRWFLDEVCTETWEVHDGVVEPFEGGYAAYVLQRVERDRIAAQAEQKRQNLLRKELAWLRRGAPARTSKPKFRIEAANRLIEDVPPVRNTLQLQRLAVERLGKKVVDLENVTVRYGQREILKNITWRIAPGERTAILGANGAGKSTLLGLICGAITPDEGHVKHGKTVKIGILDQQFSQLSAIGDDRVREVLGRTKTTFNVGGKELTPAQLLERLGFLREHLSARVNDLSGGQKRRLQLLMLLLSEPNVLALDEPTNDVDADMLAALEDLLDSWPGTLLVVSHDRYLVERVTDQQYAIFDGTLRHVPGGVDEYLRLAKQKRDDADGEERKSPQPSHRTQLSGAQRRTVEKEMTSLERRLDKLGEAVARIHQDMAAHDPSDYQGLQEKMEEIRRLENEAAELEERWLELSEIVS